A window from Pseudomonas kribbensis encodes these proteins:
- the peaB gene encoding quinohemoprotein amine dehydrogenase maturation protein: MGAILNLVERNLHEVHVDADRMLFHIPSSSLFASDELTGTIIDALRGPGCSSEDLIQRLGARFNGEEINETLRELISLELVSDGSPLTPDIAVKRVERTAINTVVLNVNTGCNLSCTYCYKEDLDKPSAGKKMDVETAIASVEMLLRESPDEERFTVVFFGGEPLSNRKLIEYMVDYCEKRFAEAGKFVEFVMTTNATLLTEETVDYLNAHRFGLSVSIDGPKTVHDRNRITVGGQGTYDVVRRKAEMLLSRYNSRPVGARVTLTTGVTDVETIWDHLFNELGFAEVGFAPVTSGDISSFNLTNDELIEVFASMKRLGRRYLDAALEHRNIGFSNLHQLITDIHEGHKKALPCGAGLKMLAVDHKGELNLCHRFTGSSLPTFGNVHSGVKQVELNDFLSQRLDRTNTGCHDCQIRNLCSGGCYHESYARYGDPAHPTYHYCELMRDWVDFGIEVYTRIMAANPAFISSYITPRKAH; encoded by the coding sequence ATGGGCGCTATCTTGAATCTGGTCGAACGCAACCTGCACGAAGTGCATGTCGATGCCGACCGCATGCTGTTTCACATCCCCAGCAGTTCGCTGTTCGCCAGCGATGAACTGACCGGCACCATCATCGATGCGTTGCGCGGCCCTGGCTGCTCCTCGGAAGACCTGATCCAGCGCCTCGGTGCGCGGTTCAATGGAGAGGAAATCAACGAGACCCTGCGCGAGCTGATCTCGCTGGAACTGGTCAGCGACGGCTCGCCGCTGACCCCGGACATCGCGGTCAAACGCGTCGAGCGCACCGCGATCAACACGGTGGTACTCAACGTCAACACCGGCTGCAACCTGAGCTGCACCTACTGCTACAAGGAAGACCTCGACAAGCCGTCCGCCGGCAAGAAGATGGACGTCGAAACCGCCATCGCCTCGGTGGAAATGTTGCTGCGTGAGTCTCCCGATGAAGAACGTTTCACCGTGGTGTTTTTCGGCGGCGAACCGCTGAGCAACCGCAAGCTGATCGAGTACATGGTCGACTACTGCGAAAAGCGTTTTGCCGAGGCCGGCAAGTTCGTCGAGTTCGTGATGACCACCAACGCCACGCTGCTCACCGAAGAAACCGTGGACTACCTGAATGCCCACCGCTTCGGGCTGTCAGTGAGCATCGACGGGCCGAAAACCGTGCACGACCGCAACCGCATCACTGTGGGCGGGCAGGGCACTTATGACGTGGTACGGCGCAAGGCCGAGATGCTGCTGTCGCGCTACAACAGTCGCCCGGTCGGCGCGCGGGTGACCCTGACCACTGGCGTCACCGACGTTGAAACCATCTGGGATCATCTGTTCAACGAGCTGGGGTTTGCCGAAGTCGGATTTGCCCCGGTGACCTCAGGCGACATCAGCAGTTTCAACCTGACCAACGACGAGTTGATCGAAGTCTTCGCCAGCATGAAACGCCTGGGTCGGCGTTATCTGGACGCGGCGCTGGAGCACCGCAACATCGGGTTTTCCAACCTGCATCAGTTGATCACCGATATTCATGAAGGCCACAAAAAGGCCCTGCCGTGCGGTGCCGGGCTGAAGATGCTGGCGGTCGATCACAAGGGCGAATTGAACCTGTGCCATCGCTTTACCGGCTCGTCGCTGCCGACTTTCGGCAACGTCCACAGCGGGGTGAAACAGGTCGAGTTGAACGATTTCCTGTCCCAGCGCCTGGATCGCACCAACACCGGTTGCCACGACTGCCAGATCCGCAACCTGTGCTCCGGCGGCTGTTACCACGAGAGCTATGCCCGCTACGGTGATCCGGCCCACCCGACTTATCACTACTGCGAACTGATGCGTGACTGGGTCGACTTCGGCATCGAGGTCTACACCCGGATCATGGCCGCCAACCCTGCGTTCATCAGCAGCTACATCACTCCGCGCAAGGCTCACTGA
- the peaA gene encoding quinohemoprotein amine dehydrogenase subunit alpha, with protein sequence MKRKLRSGMSASLLAVAACVALHSPHSVAARDAQTILKETCQGCHTPEAGDQLSRISHQRKTPEGWLMSIARMQTMHGLQISDEDRRTLVKYLADTQGLAPSETDGVRYALERRLNTVEQFDEKTAQMCGRCHSGARIALQRRPAQEWERLVNFHLGQWPSLEYQALARDRDWFDIARKEMVPLLAKRYPLDNPAWQAWLKTAPKAEALVGDWSFSGHLPGKGELAGIMSVTADGSDTFKVAVKGQYADGSPFNGDGSAILYSGYEWRGNVTVDGVTMRQVFAAQGNAMQGRMFEAEHDERGLDFVAAKQGSQRLLAVQPGYVKAGSETEVTLVGSGLSGKPNFGKGVDVVEVVEQNAERIKVKVKAAANAQPGVRAVSVGSLKGPSLSVYSTIASVKVVPEFSVARIGEGGGSTPKVQGRFDAEAWGKGADGKPYRIGVFPAQWKVEAFDERAKEDEDVKFAGTMQADAGVFTPGDAGPNPARKMSTNNAGNLKVIAAVDDAGKSLTGEGHLIVTVQRWNNPPIP encoded by the coding sequence ATGAAGAGAAAACTCCGATCAGGCATGAGCGCCAGCCTGCTGGCCGTGGCCGCTTGCGTGGCCCTGCATTCACCCCACAGCGTGGCAGCCCGTGACGCCCAGACCATCCTCAAGGAAACCTGCCAGGGCTGTCACACCCCTGAAGCCGGCGACCAGCTGAGCCGCATCAGCCACCAGCGCAAGACTCCGGAAGGCTGGCTGATGAGCATTGCCCGCATGCAGACCATGCACGGTTTGCAGATCAGCGATGAAGACCGTCGCACACTGGTCAAATACCTGGCCGACACCCAGGGCCTGGCGCCGAGCGAAACCGATGGCGTGCGTTATGCGCTGGAACGCCGGTTGAACACCGTCGAGCAGTTCGACGAGAAAACCGCGCAGATGTGCGGCCGCTGCCACTCCGGTGCGCGGATCGCCCTGCAACGGCGTCCGGCTCAGGAATGGGAGCGCCTGGTGAACTTCCACCTCGGCCAATGGCCGTCGCTGGAGTATCAGGCACTGGCCCGTGATCGCGACTGGTTCGATATCGCCCGCAAGGAAATGGTCCCGCTGCTGGCCAAGCGTTATCCGCTGGACAACCCGGCATGGCAGGCCTGGCTCAAAACCGCGCCGAAAGCCGAAGCCTTGGTCGGCGACTGGAGTTTCAGCGGCCACCTGCCGGGCAAGGGTGAACTGGCCGGCATCATGAGCGTCACCGCCGATGGCAGTGACACCTTCAAGGTTGCCGTCAAAGGTCAGTACGCCGATGGCAGCCCTTTCAACGGCGACGGCAGTGCGATTCTCTACAGTGGCTACGAATGGCGCGGCAACGTCACCGTCGATGGCGTGACGATGCGTCAGGTGTTTGCTGCACAAGGCAACGCGATGCAGGGCCGAATGTTCGAGGCCGAGCACGATGAGCGGGGTCTGGACTTCGTCGCTGCCAAACAGGGCTCCCAGCGTTTGCTGGCAGTGCAGCCGGGATATGTAAAGGCTGGCAGCGAAACCGAAGTAACGTTGGTTGGTAGCGGTCTGAGCGGCAAGCCGAATTTCGGCAAAGGTGTGGATGTAGTCGAAGTGGTCGAGCAGAACGCCGAGCGGATCAAGGTCAAGGTCAAAGCCGCCGCCAATGCCCAGCCGGGCGTGCGCGCCGTCAGCGTCGGCAGCCTGAAAGGCCCGAGCCTGTCGGTGTACAGCACGATTGCCTCGGTCAAAGTGGTGCCGGAATTCTCGGTGGCGCGGATCGGCGAGGGCGGTGGTTCGACGCCAAAAGTCCAGGGCCGTTTCGACGCCGAAGCCTGGGGCAAGGGCGCCGATGGCAAGCCGTATCGCATCGGCGTGTTCCCGGCGCAATGGAAAGTCGAAGCCTTCGACGAGCGCGCCAAAGAGGACGAAGACGTCAAGTTCGCCGGCACCATGCAGGCCGACGCGGGCGTGTTCACCCCGGGCGATGCCGGGCCGAATCCGGCACGCAAGATGTCCACCAACAATGCCGGCAACCTCAAGGTGATCGCCGCCGTCGACGATGCAGGGAAATCCCTGACCGGCGAAGGCCACCTGATCGTCACCGTGCAACGCTGGAACAATCCACCCATTCCTTGA
- a CDS encoding amidohydrolase has translation MGSHGQGQGCTHCGCENPIWNTLRHNVDLKAFAGKVAGLLPEPGSESLIFTGGTIYPLINGNMDEQVEALGIHGGDVVASGTLDHVQERMKAKGIKYKIQSLEKRTLLPGLVEPHAHIVQSCVMSNWRDLGPIDDFTQQLRPLYNWDYLVRLIKDDLPKDNKTWILGHMVDPALMPLIVDKNGQKQLTRFYCDASFDPAQDNIGNLDSIVSKSPLLMMSASMHTVYLNTAATNAVYDHQCKKAPDFKKQYPTAQAFVNATQGVLQEETGVMLAISAIPLIQALDVVNIFKYMKTYFDNASSRGITLLYDAMVDPVSKVILEAYGLTHPRNLRVGYAAACNGVDFSKIEKYKPVTKEAARLFYQGSVKLISDGSNQGLTGYQSRKYCCDATSPYGNFNFVDADDKEPKTLPDTYGKTLKEAVKTGWPLMIHANGDRAIAFTLQAYKEALNGQSGLEKRHRIEHCSMLSNDTLDQMKDLGISPSFLIGHVGYWGYAFEQAIFEERASEMLDLCQDALDRGLRISLHSDCTVTPLGPLRSMEQAVTRKMEGIRDKNGTFVKDAARQPVLNEGQCLTRQQALKAITYDAAWQCHADAFTGSLQDGHFADFVILKDNPLDEKYPASEIRKIVVCETWKGGHKVYDNPDA, from the coding sequence ATGGGATCACATGGACAGGGTCAAGGCTGCACCCATTGCGGCTGTGAAAACCCGATATGGAATACGCTCAGACACAACGTCGACCTTAAAGCCTTCGCAGGCAAGGTCGCCGGGCTGCTACCGGAACCCGGCAGCGAATCGTTGATCTTCACCGGCGGCACCATCTACCCCCTGATAAACGGCAACATGGATGAGCAGGTCGAAGCCCTGGGCATCCATGGCGGCGACGTGGTTGCGTCGGGCACCCTCGACCATGTGCAGGAGCGCATGAAGGCCAAGGGCATCAAGTACAAGATTCAATCGCTGGAGAAAAGAACCCTGCTGCCGGGGCTGGTCGAACCGCACGCTCACATCGTGCAGTCGTGCGTCATGAGCAACTGGCGGGACCTGGGGCCGATCGACGACTTCACGCAACAACTGCGCCCCCTCTACAACTGGGACTACCTGGTGAGGCTCATCAAAGATGACCTGCCCAAAGACAACAAGACCTGGATTCTCGGGCACATGGTCGATCCGGCCCTGATGCCACTGATCGTCGACAAGAACGGTCAAAAACAACTGACCCGCTTCTATTGCGACGCCAGTTTCGACCCGGCTCAGGACAACATCGGCAATCTGGACAGCATCGTCAGCAAAAGTCCGTTGCTGATGATGAGCGCCTCCATGCACACCGTTTACCTGAACACCGCCGCGACCAACGCCGTGTATGACCACCAGTGCAAAAAGGCCCCGGACTTCAAGAAGCAATACCCGACTGCCCAGGCGTTTGTGAACGCCACTCAAGGCGTCCTGCAGGAAGAGACTGGCGTCATGCTTGCCATCAGCGCGATTCCGCTCATACAGGCGCTCGATGTGGTGAACATCTTCAAATACATGAAGACGTACTTCGACAATGCGTCCAGCCGGGGCATCACGCTGCTGTACGACGCCATGGTGGATCCGGTATCCAAGGTGATTCTGGAAGCCTATGGCCTGACACATCCGCGTAATCTGCGCGTCGGGTATGCAGCGGCCTGTAATGGTGTGGACTTCAGCAAGATCGAAAAATACAAACCGGTGACCAAAGAAGCCGCACGACTTTTTTATCAAGGGTCCGTCAAGCTGATCTCCGATGGCTCGAATCAGGGCCTGACCGGCTACCAATCCCGGAAATACTGCTGCGATGCCACCTCCCCATATGGCAACTTCAACTTCGTCGACGCCGATGACAAAGAGCCAAAAACGCTGCCCGACACCTACGGAAAAACATTGAAGGAAGCCGTGAAAACCGGCTGGCCACTGATGATCCATGCCAACGGAGACCGAGCCATCGCGTTCACCTTGCAGGCTTACAAGGAGGCGTTGAACGGCCAGAGCGGCCTGGAAAAACGCCATCGCATCGAACACTGCTCAATGCTGAGCAATGACACGCTCGACCAAATGAAGGATCTGGGCATCTCTCCCAGCTTCCTGATCGGTCACGTCGGTTATTGGGGGTATGCGTTCGAACAGGCGATTTTCGAGGAACGGGCCAGCGAAATGCTAGACCTGTGCCAGGACGCCCTGGACAGAGGCTTGCGCATCTCGTTGCACAGCGATTGCACCGTCACCCCGCTGGGGCCATTGCGCTCAATGGAACAGGCCGTGACCCGCAAGATGGAAGGCATACGCGACAAGAACGGTACGTTTGTCAAAGACGCAGCCCGACAACCCGTACTCAACGAAGGGCAATGCCTGACCCGCCAGCAAGCGCTGAAAGCCATCACCTATGACGCTGCGTGGCAGTGCCATGCCGATGCCTTTACCGGTTCATTGCAGGACGGGCATTTCGCCGACTTCGTGATTCTCAAGGATAATCCCCTCGACGAAAAATACCCGGCCAGCGAAATCCGTAAAATCGTCGTCTGCGAAACCTGGAAAGGTGGGCACAAGGTCTACGACAACCCTGACGCCTGA
- the peaD gene encoding quinohemoprotein amine dehydrogenase subunit beta produces MHNFKACGLAALAVLSVCSLPVLADENTALQEGHEYMLTTNYPNNLHVIDLSTDSLYKTCKMPDAFGPGTVQLSPDRKTAYVLNNHYADVYGVELDSCKQVFHASITQQPGEKARSMFAFTVSHDGKELYTIANPTLMLNDHYEVKQPRLDVYATDAGMNAKPVRSFPAPRQLTIMQSGDDGTLYVAGADVYKVDVKSGKFDVLIPSRHWKRPNYSAPDVLYVWNQQTYRHDFSLLYTAAKFKDKKQDPATAEYLYGLFSVDLKTGKTETTDFGPLTEIYFSGMRSPKDPNLMFGVLNRLAKYDIKQKKLIQAATLDHSYYCISFNKEGSKIYLAGTFNDVAIFDAETMKQTGSIKLPGGDMAITTAQIFVR; encoded by the coding sequence ATGCACAACTTCAAAGCCTGCGGCCTTGCCGCACTCGCGGTTCTGAGCGTCTGTTCGCTCCCGGTTCTGGCCGATGAAAACACCGCGCTGCAAGAGGGTCACGAGTACATGTTGACCACCAATTACCCGAACAACCTGCACGTCATCGACCTGTCGACCGACAGCTTGTACAAGACCTGCAAGATGCCCGATGCCTTCGGCCCCGGCACCGTGCAGCTGTCGCCGGATCGCAAGACCGCCTACGTGCTGAACAACCATTACGCCGACGTTTACGGTGTCGAGCTGGACAGCTGCAAGCAGGTGTTCCACGCCAGCATCACCCAGCAGCCGGGCGAGAAGGCACGGTCGATGTTCGCCTTCACCGTCAGCCACGACGGCAAAGAGCTGTACACCATCGCCAACCCGACGTTGATGCTCAACGACCATTACGAGGTCAAACAGCCGCGGCTGGACGTCTACGCCACCGACGCCGGAATGAACGCCAAACCGGTGCGCAGCTTCCCGGCGCCACGACAGTTGACGATCATGCAGAGCGGCGATGACGGCACGTTGTATGTGGCTGGCGCCGATGTGTACAAGGTCGATGTGAAGAGCGGCAAGTTCGACGTGCTGATCCCCAGCCGTCACTGGAAGCGCCCGAACTACAGCGCGCCGGACGTGCTCTACGTGTGGAACCAGCAGACCTATCGCCACGATTTTTCACTGCTGTACACAGCCGCGAAGTTCAAGGACAAGAAACAGGACCCGGCCACCGCTGAATACCTGTACGGCTTGTTCAGCGTCGACCTGAAAACCGGCAAGACCGAAACCACCGACTTCGGTCCGCTGACCGAAATCTACTTCAGCGGCATGCGCTCACCGAAGGACCCGAACCTGATGTTCGGCGTGCTCAACCGTCTGGCCAAGTACGACATCAAGCAGAAGAAGCTGATCCAGGCAGCTACGCTGGACCATTCCTACTACTGCATTTCGTTCAACAAGGAAGGCAGCAAGATCTACCTGGCCGGGACGTTCAACGATGTCGCGATCTTCGATGCCGAGACCATGAAACAGACCGGCAGCATCAAGTTGCCGGGTGGGGATATGGCGATTACTACGGCGCAGATATTTGTTCGTTGA
- a CDS encoding aldehyde dehydrogenase family protein → MPLPYLLPATSAFIQRPPRMLIGGDWVEAADGQTMPLHNPATGEVLCVVPRATPEDVDRAVLAARQAFDDSAWSRTRPRERQNLLWKLADLIQRDAELLAQLECLNNGKSATVAQVMDVQLAIDFLRYMAGWATKIEASSVDVSLPLMPGDQFHSFIRREAVGVVGAIVAWNFPLLLACWKLGPALATGCTVVLKPADETPLTALKLAELVLEAGYPEGVFNVVTGTGITAGSALTHNPLVDKLTFTGSTAVGKQIGKIAMDSMTRVTLELGGKSPTIVMADADLKTAAAGAASAIFFNQGQVCCAGSRLYVQRKHFDNVVADISDIANAMKLGNGLDPSVEMGPLISARQQERVYNYIEMGRESGATIACGGEQFGPGFFVKPTVIVDVDQQHSLVQEEIFGPVLVAIPFDDEADALRMANDSPYGLGASIWSNDLAAVHRMIPRIKSGSVWVNCHSALDPALPFGGYKMSGVGREMGYAAIEHYTELKSVLIKL, encoded by the coding sequence ATGCCCCTGCCCTATCTGCTCCCTGCCACCTCGGCCTTCATCCAGCGCCCGCCGCGCATGCTGATCGGCGGCGACTGGGTCGAAGCCGCCGACGGCCAGACCATGCCACTGCACAATCCGGCCACCGGCGAAGTGCTGTGTGTGGTGCCTCGCGCCACGCCGGAAGATGTCGACCGTGCGGTGCTCGCCGCGCGTCAGGCTTTCGATGATTCCGCCTGGAGCCGCACCCGCCCGCGTGAACGGCAGAACCTGCTGTGGAAACTCGCCGACCTGATCCAGCGCGACGCCGAACTGCTAGCGCAACTGGAATGCCTGAACAACGGCAAGAGCGCGACAGTGGCGCAGGTGATGGACGTGCAACTGGCCATCGATTTCCTGCGTTACATGGCTGGCTGGGCCACCAAGATCGAAGCTTCCAGTGTCGACGTTTCGCTGCCGTTGATGCCCGGCGATCAGTTCCACAGTTTCATCCGCCGCGAAGCCGTGGGCGTGGTCGGCGCCATCGTTGCCTGGAATTTTCCGTTGCTGCTGGCCTGCTGGAAACTCGGCCCGGCGCTGGCAACCGGTTGCACCGTGGTGCTCAAACCGGCCGACGAAACCCCGCTGACCGCGCTGAAACTGGCGGAGCTGGTACTGGAAGCAGGCTATCCCGAAGGCGTGTTCAACGTGGTCACCGGTACCGGCATCACGGCTGGTTCAGCCCTGACCCATAATCCGCTGGTCGACAAGCTGACCTTCACCGGCTCCACCGCCGTCGGCAAGCAGATCGGCAAGATCGCCATGGACTCCATGACTCGCGTCACCCTGGAACTGGGCGGCAAGTCACCGACCATCGTCATGGCCGACGCCGACCTGAAAACCGCTGCGGCGGGTGCGGCCAGTGCGATTTTCTTCAACCAGGGCCAGGTCTGCTGCGCGGGCTCGCGCCTGTACGTACAGCGCAAGCATTTCGACAATGTGGTGGCCGATATCAGCGACATCGCCAATGCGATGAAACTCGGCAATGGCCTCGACCCGAGCGTGGAAATGGGCCCGCTGATTTCCGCGCGCCAGCAGGAGCGGGTCTACAACTACATCGAAATGGGTCGCGAGAGCGGCGCGACCATCGCCTGCGGCGGCGAGCAGTTCGGGCCGGGTTTTTTCGTCAAACCGACGGTGATTGTCGATGTCGACCAGCAGCATTCGCTGGTGCAGGAAGAGATCTTCGGGCCGGTGCTGGTGGCGATTCCATTCGATGACGAAGCCGATGCGCTGCGCATGGCCAATGACAGCCCCTACGGCCTGGGCGCCAGCATCTGGTCGAACGATCTGGCAGCGGTGCACCGGATGATTCCACGGATCAAGTCAGGGTCGGTGTGGGTCAACTGCCACAGTGCGCTGGACCCGGCGCTGCCGTTTGGCGGCTACAAGATGTCCGGCGTCGGGCGCGAGATGGGGTATGCGGCTATCGAGCATTACACCGAGTTGAAGTCGGTGTTGATCAAGTTGTAA
- the qhpC gene encoding quinohemoprotein amine dehydrogenase subunit gamma produces MKHLKAINNKALKLDQAADENRIEEVVAMSSVAGCASTTDPGWEIDAFGGVSSLCQPMEADLYGCSDPCWWPAQVPDMMSTYPDWNKDAQASNDNWRNLGTVFPKDK; encoded by the coding sequence ATGAAACATCTCAAGGCAATCAATAACAAAGCGTTGAAGCTGGATCAGGCCGCGGACGAGAACCGCATCGAAGAAGTGGTGGCGATGAGCTCGGTCGCGGGCTGCGCCTCGACCACCGACCCGGGTTGGGAAATCGATGCGTTCGGCGGGGTGTCGTCGCTGTGCCAGCCGATGGAAGCCGACCTGTATGGCTGCTCCGACCCGTGCTGGTGGCCGGCCCAGGTGCCGGACATGATGAGCACCTACCCGGACTGGAACAAGGATGCCCAGGCGTCCAACGATAACTGGCGCAACCTCGGCACTGTCTTCCCGAAAGACAAGTGA
- a CDS encoding lysozyme inhibitor LprI family protein, protein MSPRLLLALTPFLFTSVAHAAVDCANASDQATMNQCAGQEYKAADKELNAVYQQITARLKDNAEGKKLLVNAQRAWIGFRDAECNFSASGVAGGSVYPLIYSNCLTSVTKVRTEALKQYLKCEEGDLSCPVPGA, encoded by the coding sequence ATGTCCCCACGCCTGCTCCTGGCCCTGACGCCTTTTCTTTTCACTTCCGTTGCCCACGCTGCCGTGGACTGCGCTAATGCCAGCGATCAGGCGACGATGAATCAGTGTGCCGGGCAGGAATACAAGGCGGCAGACAAGGAGTTGAATGCTGTGTATCAGCAAATCACCGCGCGTTTGAAGGACAACGCCGAAGGCAAGAAACTATTGGTCAATGCGCAACGAGCGTGGATCGGGTTTCGGGATGCCGAGTGCAACTTTTCGGCGTCCGGGGTGGCAGGCGGGAGTGTTTATCCGTTGATTTACAGCAACTGCCTGACATCGGTGACCAAGGTGCGTACCGAGGCCCTGAAGCAGTATCTGAAGTGTGAGGAAGGTGATCTGAGTTGCCCGGTGCCGGGGGCCTGA
- a CDS encoding SRPBCC family protein produces MKPVPNSFERKIMLRSPRSHVWRALVDAEAFGQWFGVALEGRRFIAGEWTQGQVTYPGYEHVLWNVLVERVEPQQLFSFRWHPYAVNPKIDYSQEPTTLVKFELQDYENGTLLKVSESGFAHIPDVRQKEAYYMDSRGWEEQLSRLEHFLAETDRAREREGG; encoded by the coding sequence ATGAAACCAGTACCCAACAGCTTTGAACGTAAAATCATGCTCCGCTCGCCGCGCTCCCATGTCTGGCGTGCGCTGGTCGATGCGGAGGCGTTTGGCCAGTGGTTTGGCGTGGCTCTGGAAGGCCGGCGGTTTATCGCCGGCGAGTGGACGCAGGGGCAGGTCACGTACCCCGGTTATGAACATGTGCTCTGGAACGTGCTGGTGGAGCGGGTCGAGCCCCAGCAGTTGTTTTCCTTCCGCTGGCACCCGTATGCGGTGAACCCGAAAATCGACTACTCCCAGGAACCGACCACACTGGTCAAATTCGAGCTGCAGGACTACGAGAACGGCACGCTGTTGAAGGTCTCCGAATCAGGTTTCGCGCACATTCCCGATGTGCGTCAGAAAGAGGCGTATTACATGGATAGCCGTGGCTGGGAGGAGCAATTGAGTCGACTCGAACACTTTCTGGCCGAGACCGACAGGGCACGCGAGCGTGAAGGTGGCTGA
- a CDS encoding aminoglycoside phosphotransferase family protein: MADSEWFDPWLKRWALVPDGVPIITPGSKLLPVRQGDVPAMLKVAVDDEEKYGNLLMTWWDGDGAARVLAHHEEGLLLERAMGRRSLMHMALNGEDDEATRIMCRALARLHAPRPAKPPTLVELAPWFASLRVAATRYGGQYSICLQMAETLLAEPRDIVVLHGDMHHDNVLDFGPRGWLAIDPKRVRGERGYDYANLICNPELPTAAYPERFQRQVDVICETAGLERKRLLQWVLAFAGLSAAWFMEDDEQKAAAGQLKVANLAAAALNARHV; encoded by the coding sequence GTGGCTGACAGCGAATGGTTTGATCCGTGGTTGAAGCGTTGGGCACTGGTGCCCGACGGCGTTCCGATCATCACGCCGGGCAGCAAGCTGTTGCCGGTGCGTCAGGGCGACGTACCGGCGATGCTGAAAGTCGCGGTGGACGACGAGGAAAAGTACGGCAACTTGCTGATGACCTGGTGGGATGGCGATGGCGCCGCCCGGGTGCTCGCTCATCACGAGGAAGGCCTGTTGCTGGAGCGGGCCATGGGCCGGCGTTCGTTGATGCACATGGCGCTCAATGGCGAGGATGACGAGGCCACCCGGATCATGTGTCGGGCATTGGCGCGGTTGCATGCACCGCGCCCTGCGAAGCCACCAACACTGGTGGAGCTGGCGCCGTGGTTTGCCTCGCTGCGAGTGGCCGCCACCCGATACGGCGGCCAATATTCTATCTGCCTGCAAATGGCTGAAACCTTGCTCGCCGAGCCCCGGGACATCGTGGTTCTGCACGGCGACATGCACCACGACAACGTCCTGGATTTCGGACCACGCGGCTGGCTGGCCATTGACCCGAAACGGGTGAGGGGCGAGCGTGGTTATGACTACGCCAACCTGATCTGCAATCCGGAACTGCCGACGGCTGCCTATCCTGAACGCTTTCAACGGCAAGTCGATGTGATCTGTGAAACGGCGGGACTTGAGCGAAAACGCCTTCTGCAATGGGTACTGGCGTTTGCCGGGCTGTCTGCCGCGTGGTTCATGGAGGATGACGAGCAAAAAGCCGCCGCCGGACAGCTGAAAGTCGCGAATCTGGCGGCTGCTGCACTCAATGCCCGACACGTCTAA